From one Tetragenococcus osmophilus genomic stretch:
- a CDS encoding V-type ATP synthase subunit I: protein MAIEKMQKFHLITFYGKRDTVMEQLQDFQQIELFSAENYHKKTDSFFSQMQEHPEADKIENQVGNVSWALSFLEQYIEKPGMVQALRKPLRHYTLRQLSEHANTFDWQNVYSDLRQQDKRLRTIEQKRQELSLKEDELNKWQYFDENPAILSTFNETIGLLGTVPNTELNHLKEEMRKLQHTYLEIIHQTSTTSYLLLLFLKEKSEEAHDILNEAGFQEYEYPYEDKPAQVLKQTKEQLQQLASEEKSIKTRLKTQKNNYENLGLVAEYLDGLLMRVNANKYLLQSNYTMELTGWIPAKQTEQLDQQIRQVAGKDYFLEFTEVKEEEYSQTPVLLKNHKLIKPFEGLVEMYSLPQYWELDPTPFMMPFYALAFGLMVADFGYGLLLFVASALAKYLLNFKPAMKQNINMFQICSVPTMMWGLIYGNIFGRQFSFQLLSTDSDITEILVMSMIFGFIQIMFGLGLKFYLLWQKESAKLKALLQAGAWMFFLISVAMIAAGMVLVPDTSLQTIGIVCLIASLVMIVIGGSLDGQTVIGKIGSGLYSIMNITNYLSDLISYTRLMALGVAGGSIGAAFNLILSYLPIPAKFTIGIVLFIGLHGLNIFLSHLSAYVHGIRLQYLEFFNKFYTGGGRVFKPFKSSEAYVQVISERKQEQEDK from the coding sequence ATGGCAATTGAAAAAATGCAAAAGTTTCATTTGATTACTTTTTATGGTAAGCGGGATACCGTAATGGAACAATTACAAGATTTTCAGCAAATTGAGCTTTTTTCGGCGGAAAATTATCATAAAAAAACGGATTCTTTTTTTAGTCAAATGCAAGAACATCCTGAAGCCGATAAGATTGAAAATCAAGTTGGAAATGTATCATGGGCGCTTAGTTTTTTAGAGCAATATATAGAAAAGCCTGGAATGGTACAAGCACTGCGAAAACCATTACGTCATTATACCTTAAGACAACTTTCAGAACACGCTAACACTTTTGATTGGCAGAACGTTTATTCTGATTTGAGACAGCAAGATAAACGATTACGTACAATTGAGCAAAAGAGACAAGAGTTATCTTTAAAAGAAGATGAATTAAATAAGTGGCAGTATTTCGATGAAAACCCAGCCATCTTATCCACATTTAATGAAACTATAGGGCTATTAGGCACAGTGCCTAATACTGAATTGAATCATTTAAAAGAAGAAATGAGGAAACTACAACACACTTACCTTGAAATCATACATCAAACATCAACAACCTCTTACCTTCTTCTTCTTTTTCTAAAAGAAAAAAGCGAAGAAGCTCATGATATACTAAATGAAGCTGGTTTTCAAGAGTATGAATACCCCTATGAGGATAAGCCAGCTCAAGTGTTAAAACAAACCAAAGAGCAACTACAGCAACTAGCCTCAGAGGAAAAATCAATTAAAACGCGGCTAAAAACACAAAAGAATAATTATGAAAATTTAGGGCTGGTCGCAGAGTACTTAGATGGCTTGCTTATGCGCGTGAATGCCAACAAGTATTTATTGCAATCGAATTATACAATGGAGTTAACTGGTTGGATACCAGCAAAACAAACAGAACAATTAGACCAGCAAATTCGACAAGTTGCGGGAAAAGATTACTTTTTGGAATTTACTGAAGTGAAAGAAGAGGAGTATAGCCAAACGCCAGTCTTGTTAAAAAACCATAAATTGATAAAGCCATTTGAAGGTCTAGTAGAAATGTATAGCTTACCTCAATATTGGGAATTAGACCCTACTCCTTTTATGATGCCATTTTATGCTTTAGCATTCGGGCTAATGGTAGCTGACTTTGGTTATGGCTTGCTTTTGTTTGTAGCCAGCGCACTTGCAAAATACCTCTTAAACTTTAAACCGGCAATGAAGCAAAATATTAATATGTTCCAAATCTGTTCAGTACCGACAATGATGTGGGGATTAATTTATGGGAACATTTTTGGCCGACAGTTTTCTTTTCAGTTATTATCCACTGATTCAGATATTACAGAAATTTTAGTGATGTCTATGATTTTTGGATTTATTCAAATTATGTTTGGTTTAGGTTTAAAGTTCTATCTTTTATGGCAAAAGGAAAGCGCGAAATTAAAGGCCTTATTGCAAGCCGGAGCTTGGATGTTCTTTTTAATAAGTGTGGCGATGATCGCTGCTGGAATGGTACTTGTACCAGACACAAGTTTACAAACGATCGGTATTGTTTGTTTAATCGCTAGTTTGGTTATGATTGTTATTGGCGGAAGTCTTGATGGTCAAACGGTTATAGGAAAAATCGGATCAGGACTGTACTCTATTATGAATATAACCAATTATTTGAGTGATTTAATTAGTTATACAAGACTAATGGCATTGGGTGTAGCTGGTGGAAGTATCGGTGCGGCATTTAATTTGATTCTTAGTTATTTACCTATACCAGCTAAATTTACCATTGGTATTGTATTATTTATTGGCTTACATGGGTTGAATATTTTCCTAAGCCATTTGAGTGCTTATGTACACGGCATTCGCTTACAATATTTAGAGTTTTTTAACAAATTTTATACGGGCGGCGGACGTGTGTTCAAACCATTCAAATCAAGTGAAGCATATGTTCAAGTGATTTCAGAACGAAAACAAGAGCAGGAGGACAAATAG
- a CDS encoding RrF2 family transcriptional regulator, translated as MKLKRSLEEAVCILLILAKEEGDNAVKSYWISQQLGVSDSYLKKILRKLVLNDVITSTSSKGGGFKLARPIESIYMIDVYYAIEGNNSCVQLRDLANHVFSSSNAAQTVNDNMSELFNESEQSFLNQLANYPLVKLMQ; from the coding sequence ATGAAACTAAAGCGAAGCCTGGAAGAAGCAGTATGTATTCTTCTTATTTTAGCAAAAGAAGAAGGAGATAATGCCGTAAAAAGTTATTGGATCAGTCAACAACTAGGTGTATCTGATTCGTATTTAAAAAAGATATTACGTAAATTGGTATTAAATGATGTCATTACATCCACTTCGAGTAAAGGGGGCGGATTTAAGTTAGCTAGACCTATTGAGAGTATTTATATGATTGATGTGTACTATGCGATTGAAGGAAACAACTCTTGTGTACAATTGCGCGATTTGGCGAATCACGTTTTTTCATCTTCAAATGCAGCACAAACGGTTAATGACAATATGTCTGAGCTATTTAATGAAAGTGAACAGTCTTTTTTAAATCAATTAGCAAATTATCCTTTGGTTAAATTAATGCAATAA